The Prunus persica cultivar Lovell chromosome G7, Prunus_persica_NCBIv2, whole genome shotgun sequence genome has a segment encoding these proteins:
- the LOC18771161 gene encoding topless-related protein 4 isoform X1, giving the protein MSSLSRELVFLILQFLDEEKFKDSVHKLEQESGFFFNMRYFDDMVTNGEWEEVEKYLSGFTKVDDNRYSMKIFFEIRKQKYLEALDKRDRAKAVDILVKDLKVFAAFNEELFKEITQLLTLDNFRDNEQLSKYGDTKSARSIMLAELKKLIEANPLFRDKLQFPTLKNSRLRTLINQSLNWQHQLCKNPRPNPDIKTLFVDHSCGQPNGARAPSPVTNHLMGAVPKTGGFPPLGAHGPFQPAPAALPTSLAGWMANPSPVPHPSASAGPIGLAAANNAAAMLKRPRTPPTNNPTMDYQTADSEHVLKRSRPFGITDEANNLPVNMLPVAFPNQSHGQSSYSSDDLPRSVVMTLSPGSAVKSMDFHPVQQIILLVGTNMGDVMIYELPSHEKIAIKNFKVWDLGECSVALKATLASDYTASINRVMWSPDGTHFGVAYSKHIVHIYSYQGGDDIRNHLEIEAHVGSVNDLAFSYPNKQLCVVTCGEDRVIKVWDAVTGTKHYTFEGHEAPVYSVCPHHKENIQFIFSTATDGKIKAWLYDTVGSRVDYDAPGHSSTTMAYSADGTRLFSCGTNKEGDSYLVEWNESEGAVKRTYHGLAKRTVGVVQFDTTKNRFLAAGDEFTVKFWDMDNVNPLISTDADGGLPASPAIRFNKEGILLAASTNDNGIKILANSDGIRLLRTVESRTFDASRAASAAAVKAPPLGTFGSSSIVGTSIGERAAPVVAMVGLNSDSRSLVDVKPRIADESAEKSRIWKLTEINEPSQCRSLRLPDSLTATRVSRLIYTNSGLAVLALSSNAVHKLWKWQRNERNTTKATASTVPQLWQPASGILMTNDISDTNPEDAVPCFALSKNDSYVMSASGGKISLFNMMTFKTMTTFMPPPPAATYLAFHPQDNNIIAIGMEDSSIQIYNVRVDEVKTKLKGHQKRITGLAFSHVLNVLVSSGADSQLCVWNTDGWEKQASKFLQIPSGRAAAPLADTRVQFHLDQTLLLAVHETQIAIYEAPKLECLKQWVPREASGPITHATYSCDSQSIYVSFEDGSVGVLTASTLRLRCRILPTAYLPPNPSFVHPLVVAAHPSEPNQFALGLTDGGVHVLEPLESEGRWGTSPPIENGAGPSTTSGAAGSDQPQR; this is encoded by the exons ATGTCCTCGCTTAGCAGAGAGCTCGTGTTTCTCATACTTCAGTTTCTGgatgaagaaaaatttaaagacaGTGTTCACAA GTTGGAGCAAGAGTCGGGGTTTTTCTTTAACATGAGGTATTTCGACGACATGGTGACAAATGGGGAGTGGGAGGAGGTGGAGAAGTATTTGTCCGGTTTCACAAAGGTTGATGATAATAGATACTCTATGAAGATCTTCTTTGAAATTCGCAAGCAGAAGTACCTCGAAGCTTTAGACAA GCGTGATCGAGCAAAAGCTGTGGACATTTTAGTTAAGGACTTGAAAGTGTTTGCAGCATTTAATGAGGAACTTTTTAAGGAAATTACACAGCTGTTGACTTTGGATAACTTCAG GGATAATGAACAGTTATCTAAATATGGTGATACAAAGTCTGCAAGGAGCATAATGCTTGCTGAACTGAAAAAGTTAATAGAGGCGAACCCTTTGTTTCGTGATAAACTTCAATTTCCTACCCTGAAGAACTCGAGATTGCGGACTCTTATTAATCAGAG TTTAAACTGGCAGCATCAGCTTTGTAAGAATCCGAGGCCTAACCCTGACATAAAGACCCTATTCGTAGACCACAGTTGTGGACAACCAAATGGTGCCAGGGCTCCATCCCCTGTCACTAATCACTTAATGGGGGCGGTCCCTAAGACAGGGGGTTTCCCACCATTGGGTGCTCACGGG CCCTTTCAGCCTGCACCAGCTGCTCTTCCAACATCCCTTGCGGGATGGATGGCAAATCCATCACCTGTGCCTCATCCCTCGGCTTCTGCTGGGCCTATTGGTTTGGCCGCAGCTAACAATGCAG CAGCCATGTTAAAGCGGCCTAGAACTCCTCCTACCAATAACCCAACTATGGACTATCAAACAGCAGATTCTGAACACGTGCTGAAGAGATCAAGACCTTTCGGAATAACTGATGAA GCCAATAATCTGCCAGTAAATATGCTGCCTGTTGCGTTTCCTAACCAGAGCCATGGTCAGAGTTCCTACTCTTCTGATGACTTGCCCAGGTCTGTTGTTATGACTTTAAGTCCAGGTTCAGCTGTCAAGAGTATGGATTTCCACCCAGTGCAACAAATTATACTTCTTG TCGGAACAAACATGGGTGATGTCATGATATATGAGCTACCAAGCCATGAAAAGATTGCTATTAAGAACTTCAAAGTTTGGGATCTTGGAGAATGTTCAGTGGCTCTGAAG GCAACTTTGGCCAGTGACTATACAGCATCAATCAACCGCGTGATGTGGAGCCCTGATGGGACACATTTTG GTGTTGCATACTCTAAGCACATCGTGCACATATACTCCTATCAGGGTGGTGATGATATACGAAATCACCTAGAG ATCGAGGCTCATGTTGGAAGTGTAAATGATCTCGCTTTCTCATATCCCAACAAACAGCTGTGTGTTGTCACGTGTGGGGAGGATAGGGTCATTAAG GTGTGGGATGCAGTCACTGGGACTAAGCACTATACTTTTGAGGGCCATGAAGCACCTGTATATTCGGTGTGTCCGCATCACAAGGAGAATATCCAG tttattttctcaaCAGCTACTGATGGAAAAATAAAGGCATGGTTGTATGATACTGTGGGCTCAAGAGTTGACTATGATGCACCAGGCCATTCTTCTACCACCATGGCATACAGTGCTGATGGAACAAG GTTGTTCTCATGTGGGACAAATAAAGAAGGTGATTCATACTTGGTGGAGTGGAATGAAAGTGAAGGAGCTGTAAAGCGTACCTATCATGGTCTTGCAAAGCGAACTGTTGGGGTTGTGCAGTTTGATACTACTAAGAATCGGTTCTTGGCGGCTGGTGATGAGTTCACGGTCAAATTTTGGGACATGGACAACGTCAACCCTTTGATAAGTACTGATGCAGATGGTGGATTGCCG GCTTCTCCCGCTATTAGATTTAACAAGGAAGGAATACTGTTAGCTGCATCAACGAATGACAATGGTATTAAAATTCTGGCAAATTCTGATGGAATTAGGTTGCTAAGAACTGTGGAAAGTCGTACATTTGATGCTTCAAGAGCTGCTTCTGCAGCTGCTGTGAAG GCCCCGCCACTAGGAACATTTGGGTCTTCCAGCATAGTTGGAACAAGCATTGGAGAGCGAGCTGCTCCAGTGGTAGCTATGGTTGGACTG AACAGTGATAGTCGAAGTTTGGTTGACGTGAAACCTAGAATTGCCGATGAGTCGGCAGAAAAATCCAGGATATGGAAACTGACTGAAATCAATGAACCATCACAATGCCGGTCACTGAGGCTCCCTGATAGTTTAACAGCAACGAGG GTTTCTAGATTAATTTATACAAATTCAGGACTTGCCGTATTGGCATTATCATCTAATGCTGTACACAAGCTCTGGAAATGGCAAAGAAACGAACGAAACACGACTAAG GCCACAGCTAGTACTGTACCCCAATTGTGGCAACCTGCAAGTGGAATATTGATGACCAATGATATAAGCGATACAAACCCTGAAGATGCTGTTCCATGCTTTGCACTTTCAAAGAATGACTCATATGTTATGTCAGCTTCAGGGGGGAAAATATCCCTTTTCAATATGATGACATTTAAG ACAATGACAACATTCATGCCCCCACCACCAGCTGCAACATATCTGGCGTTTCATCCTCAAGACAATAATATCATTGCCATAGGAATGGAAGATTCTTCCATCCAAATTTACAATGTTCGGGTTGATGAG GTTAAAACCAAGCTAAAGGGACATCAAAAAAGAATAACAGGCCTTGCCTTTTCTCATGTTCTTAATGTGCTTGTATCATCGGGCGCTGATTCCCAG TTGTGTGTTTGGAACACAGATGGATGGGAGAAGCAGGCCAGTAAATTTCTTCAGATTCCAAGCGGGCGAGCTGCTGCTCCTCTTGCAGATACCCGAGTTCAGTTTCACTTAGATCAGACACTTTTGCTGGCAGTTCATGAAACACAGATAGCCATATACGAAGCACCAAAATTAGAATGCCTCAAGCAG TGGGTTCCTCGAGAAGCTAGTGGTCCAATCACACATGCTACGTATTCCTGTGATAGCCAGTCAATTTATGTTAGCTTTGAAGATGGAAGTGTGGGGGTTCTCACTGCTTCTACACTTAGATTGAGATGCCGAATACTACCTACTGCTTATTTACCTCCAAATCCAAG CTTTGTGCATCCTCTCGTCGTTGCGGCACATCCATCTGAACCCAATCAGTTTGCATTAGGACTTACAGATGGTGGAGTGCATGTACTTGAGCCTTTAGAATCAGAAGGAAGATGGGGCACTTCCCCTCCGATTGAGAATGGTGCTGGGCCGAGCACCACTTCTGGAGCAGCCGGTTCAGATCAACCCCAAAGGTGA
- the LOC18771161 gene encoding topless-related protein 4 isoform X2 codes for MSSLSRELVFLILQFLDEEKFKDSVHKLEQESGFFFNMRYFDDMVTNGEWEEVEKYLSGFTKVDDNRYSMKIFFEIRKQKYLEALDKRDRAKAVDILVKDLKVFAAFNEELFKEITQLLTLDNFRDNEQLSKYGDTKSARSIMLAELKKLIEANPLFRDKLQFPTLKNSRLRTLINQSLNWQHQLCKNPRPNPDIKTLFVDHSCGQPNGARAPSPVTNHLMGAVPKTGGFPPLGAHGPFQPAPAALPTSLAGWMANPSPVPHPSASAGPIGLAAANNAAMLKRPRTPPTNNPTMDYQTADSEHVLKRSRPFGITDEANNLPVNMLPVAFPNQSHGQSSYSSDDLPRSVVMTLSPGSAVKSMDFHPVQQIILLVGTNMGDVMIYELPSHEKIAIKNFKVWDLGECSVALKATLASDYTASINRVMWSPDGTHFGVAYSKHIVHIYSYQGGDDIRNHLEIEAHVGSVNDLAFSYPNKQLCVVTCGEDRVIKVWDAVTGTKHYTFEGHEAPVYSVCPHHKENIQFIFSTATDGKIKAWLYDTVGSRVDYDAPGHSSTTMAYSADGTRLFSCGTNKEGDSYLVEWNESEGAVKRTYHGLAKRTVGVVQFDTTKNRFLAAGDEFTVKFWDMDNVNPLISTDADGGLPASPAIRFNKEGILLAASTNDNGIKILANSDGIRLLRTVESRTFDASRAASAAAVKAPPLGTFGSSSIVGTSIGERAAPVVAMVGLNSDSRSLVDVKPRIADESAEKSRIWKLTEINEPSQCRSLRLPDSLTATRVSRLIYTNSGLAVLALSSNAVHKLWKWQRNERNTTKATASTVPQLWQPASGILMTNDISDTNPEDAVPCFALSKNDSYVMSASGGKISLFNMMTFKTMTTFMPPPPAATYLAFHPQDNNIIAIGMEDSSIQIYNVRVDEVKTKLKGHQKRITGLAFSHVLNVLVSSGADSQLCVWNTDGWEKQASKFLQIPSGRAAAPLADTRVQFHLDQTLLLAVHETQIAIYEAPKLECLKQWVPREASGPITHATYSCDSQSIYVSFEDGSVGVLTASTLRLRCRILPTAYLPPNPSFVHPLVVAAHPSEPNQFALGLTDGGVHVLEPLESEGRWGTSPPIENGAGPSTTSGAAGSDQPQR; via the exons ATGTCCTCGCTTAGCAGAGAGCTCGTGTTTCTCATACTTCAGTTTCTGgatgaagaaaaatttaaagacaGTGTTCACAA GTTGGAGCAAGAGTCGGGGTTTTTCTTTAACATGAGGTATTTCGACGACATGGTGACAAATGGGGAGTGGGAGGAGGTGGAGAAGTATTTGTCCGGTTTCACAAAGGTTGATGATAATAGATACTCTATGAAGATCTTCTTTGAAATTCGCAAGCAGAAGTACCTCGAAGCTTTAGACAA GCGTGATCGAGCAAAAGCTGTGGACATTTTAGTTAAGGACTTGAAAGTGTTTGCAGCATTTAATGAGGAACTTTTTAAGGAAATTACACAGCTGTTGACTTTGGATAACTTCAG GGATAATGAACAGTTATCTAAATATGGTGATACAAAGTCTGCAAGGAGCATAATGCTTGCTGAACTGAAAAAGTTAATAGAGGCGAACCCTTTGTTTCGTGATAAACTTCAATTTCCTACCCTGAAGAACTCGAGATTGCGGACTCTTATTAATCAGAG TTTAAACTGGCAGCATCAGCTTTGTAAGAATCCGAGGCCTAACCCTGACATAAAGACCCTATTCGTAGACCACAGTTGTGGACAACCAAATGGTGCCAGGGCTCCATCCCCTGTCACTAATCACTTAATGGGGGCGGTCCCTAAGACAGGGGGTTTCCCACCATTGGGTGCTCACGGG CCCTTTCAGCCTGCACCAGCTGCTCTTCCAACATCCCTTGCGGGATGGATGGCAAATCCATCACCTGTGCCTCATCCCTCGGCTTCTGCTGGGCCTATTGGTTTGGCCGCAGCTAACAATGCAG CCATGTTAAAGCGGCCTAGAACTCCTCCTACCAATAACCCAACTATGGACTATCAAACAGCAGATTCTGAACACGTGCTGAAGAGATCAAGACCTTTCGGAATAACTGATGAA GCCAATAATCTGCCAGTAAATATGCTGCCTGTTGCGTTTCCTAACCAGAGCCATGGTCAGAGTTCCTACTCTTCTGATGACTTGCCCAGGTCTGTTGTTATGACTTTAAGTCCAGGTTCAGCTGTCAAGAGTATGGATTTCCACCCAGTGCAACAAATTATACTTCTTG TCGGAACAAACATGGGTGATGTCATGATATATGAGCTACCAAGCCATGAAAAGATTGCTATTAAGAACTTCAAAGTTTGGGATCTTGGAGAATGTTCAGTGGCTCTGAAG GCAACTTTGGCCAGTGACTATACAGCATCAATCAACCGCGTGATGTGGAGCCCTGATGGGACACATTTTG GTGTTGCATACTCTAAGCACATCGTGCACATATACTCCTATCAGGGTGGTGATGATATACGAAATCACCTAGAG ATCGAGGCTCATGTTGGAAGTGTAAATGATCTCGCTTTCTCATATCCCAACAAACAGCTGTGTGTTGTCACGTGTGGGGAGGATAGGGTCATTAAG GTGTGGGATGCAGTCACTGGGACTAAGCACTATACTTTTGAGGGCCATGAAGCACCTGTATATTCGGTGTGTCCGCATCACAAGGAGAATATCCAG tttattttctcaaCAGCTACTGATGGAAAAATAAAGGCATGGTTGTATGATACTGTGGGCTCAAGAGTTGACTATGATGCACCAGGCCATTCTTCTACCACCATGGCATACAGTGCTGATGGAACAAG GTTGTTCTCATGTGGGACAAATAAAGAAGGTGATTCATACTTGGTGGAGTGGAATGAAAGTGAAGGAGCTGTAAAGCGTACCTATCATGGTCTTGCAAAGCGAACTGTTGGGGTTGTGCAGTTTGATACTACTAAGAATCGGTTCTTGGCGGCTGGTGATGAGTTCACGGTCAAATTTTGGGACATGGACAACGTCAACCCTTTGATAAGTACTGATGCAGATGGTGGATTGCCG GCTTCTCCCGCTATTAGATTTAACAAGGAAGGAATACTGTTAGCTGCATCAACGAATGACAATGGTATTAAAATTCTGGCAAATTCTGATGGAATTAGGTTGCTAAGAACTGTGGAAAGTCGTACATTTGATGCTTCAAGAGCTGCTTCTGCAGCTGCTGTGAAG GCCCCGCCACTAGGAACATTTGGGTCTTCCAGCATAGTTGGAACAAGCATTGGAGAGCGAGCTGCTCCAGTGGTAGCTATGGTTGGACTG AACAGTGATAGTCGAAGTTTGGTTGACGTGAAACCTAGAATTGCCGATGAGTCGGCAGAAAAATCCAGGATATGGAAACTGACTGAAATCAATGAACCATCACAATGCCGGTCACTGAGGCTCCCTGATAGTTTAACAGCAACGAGG GTTTCTAGATTAATTTATACAAATTCAGGACTTGCCGTATTGGCATTATCATCTAATGCTGTACACAAGCTCTGGAAATGGCAAAGAAACGAACGAAACACGACTAAG GCCACAGCTAGTACTGTACCCCAATTGTGGCAACCTGCAAGTGGAATATTGATGACCAATGATATAAGCGATACAAACCCTGAAGATGCTGTTCCATGCTTTGCACTTTCAAAGAATGACTCATATGTTATGTCAGCTTCAGGGGGGAAAATATCCCTTTTCAATATGATGACATTTAAG ACAATGACAACATTCATGCCCCCACCACCAGCTGCAACATATCTGGCGTTTCATCCTCAAGACAATAATATCATTGCCATAGGAATGGAAGATTCTTCCATCCAAATTTACAATGTTCGGGTTGATGAG GTTAAAACCAAGCTAAAGGGACATCAAAAAAGAATAACAGGCCTTGCCTTTTCTCATGTTCTTAATGTGCTTGTATCATCGGGCGCTGATTCCCAG TTGTGTGTTTGGAACACAGATGGATGGGAGAAGCAGGCCAGTAAATTTCTTCAGATTCCAAGCGGGCGAGCTGCTGCTCCTCTTGCAGATACCCGAGTTCAGTTTCACTTAGATCAGACACTTTTGCTGGCAGTTCATGAAACACAGATAGCCATATACGAAGCACCAAAATTAGAATGCCTCAAGCAG TGGGTTCCTCGAGAAGCTAGTGGTCCAATCACACATGCTACGTATTCCTGTGATAGCCAGTCAATTTATGTTAGCTTTGAAGATGGAAGTGTGGGGGTTCTCACTGCTTCTACACTTAGATTGAGATGCCGAATACTACCTACTGCTTATTTACCTCCAAATCCAAG CTTTGTGCATCCTCTCGTCGTTGCGGCACATCCATCTGAACCCAATCAGTTTGCATTAGGACTTACAGATGGTGGAGTGCATGTACTTGAGCCTTTAGAATCAGAAGGAAGATGGGGCACTTCCCCTCCGATTGAGAATGGTGCTGGGCCGAGCACCACTTCTGGAGCAGCCGGTTCAGATCAACCCCAAAGGTGA
- the LOC18770605 gene encoding beta-1,4-mannosyl-glycoprotein 4-beta-N-acetylglucosaminyltransferase, protein MAIRSLRPTHRRTPPKFFCLILLIVVPTCIFGIYTNYPKISYFFRPLWDKPPTPFIRLPHYYAENVTMDHLCRLHGWSLRAEPRRVFDGIIFSNELDMLDIRWHELYPYVTKLVILEANTTFTGIPKPLFFASNRSRFAFAEEKVVHDIFPGIVVPRGSRTDPFELEKKQRIAMNALLRHAGISYGDVLIMSDTDEIPSPHTVKLLQWCDGIPSTMHLELKHYMYSFEFPVDYSSWRATSHIYGPRTFYQHSRQTNYLFSDAGWHCSFCFQHIEDFVFKMTAYSHADRVKRREFLNYARIQKLICRGDDLFDMLPEEYSFKELIKKMGPIPRSTSAVHLPAYLIKNVDKFRFLLPGGCIRPQD, encoded by the coding sequence ATGGCAATACGATCTCTCCGCCCTACTCACAGACGAACACCACCTAAGTTCTTTTGTCTCATTCTGTTGATAGTTGTGCCTACATGTATATTTGGAATCTACACAAATTACCCGAAAATTTCGTACTTCTTTCGGCCACTTTGGGACAAGCCCCCAACCCCTTTCATACGCCTGCCGCACTACTATGCTGAAAATGTAACCATGGACCATCTTTGCCGCCTTCATGGCTGGTCCCTACGTGCTGAACCCCGCCGTGTTTTCGATGGCATCATCTTTAGCAATGAGTTAGACATGCTCGATATTAGGTGGCATGAGCTTTATCCATATGTCACAAAATTGGTAATACTTGAGGCAAATACCACTTTCACTGGCATCCCGAAGCCTCTTTTCTTTGCTTCAAATCGGAGCAGATTTGCCTTTGCTGAGGAAAAAGTTGTCCACGATATCTTTCCTGGCATAGTTGTACCCCGTGGATCGCGTACGGACCCCTTTGAACTTGAGAAAAAGCAACGTATAGCTATGAATGCTTTACTTCGGCATGCGGGGATTTCCTATGGTGATGTACTGATAATGTCAGATACTGATGAGATCCCAAGCCCACATACTGTGAAATTACTGCAATGGTGTGATGGGATTCCATCTACAATGCATCTTGAGCTGAAGCACTACATGTATTCATTTGAGTTCCCAGTGGACTATAGTAGCTGGCGGGCTACATCCCACATCTACGGACCACGTACCTTTTATCAGCACTCCCGAcaaacaaattatttattttctgatgCAGGATGGCATTGTAGTTTTTGCTTTCAGCATATTGAAGACTTTGTGTTTAAGATGACTGCTTATAGCCATGCGGACCGTGTGAAGCGGAGAGAGTTTCTGAATTATGCAAGAATTCAAAAGCTCATTTGTCGAGGAGATGATCTTTTTGATATGTTACCTGAAGAGTACTCATTCAAGGAGTTGATTAAGAAGATGGGACCAATACCTCGTTCGACTTCTGCAGTTCATCTTCCTGCTTACTTGATAAAGAATGTAGACAAGTTTAGGTTCCTTCTCCCCGGAGGCTGTATAAGGCCACAGGATTGA
- the LOC18769181 gene encoding auxin-responsive protein IAA20 yields the protein MELQLGLALPSNPIKGFDLNNFGYEAKEVAAVSKHIHYDNKKRSFDQAFDEHNNNTSRSTAAVPRTLPLFLWNNNQPNHHDKDDDPDKHQDNNSRFTIVIKNDGDGLVGWPPIKSWRKEACFHNHNHGHGHRTVGNGSGGGGRGSSNHHHSTFVKVKMEGVGIARKIDLSLHHSFRTLADTLMDMFDKCQMDSNNYKLTYQDREGDWLLARDVPWRTFIRSVQRLKLVKKSD from the exons ATGGAGCTTCAACTGGGTCTCGCTCTTCCAAGCAATCCAATCAAAGGCTTCGACTTAAATAACTTTGGTTACGAAGCTAAGGAAGTAGCAGCTGTTTCCAAACATATTCATTATGACAACAAGAAACGCAGCTTTGACCAAGCTTTTGACGAACACAACAATAACACTAGTCGTTCCACTGCAGCCGTGCCTCGAACGCTGCCTTTGTTCCTTTGGAACAACAACCAACCAAACCACCACGATAAAGACGACGACCCTGATAAGCACCAAGACAACAACTCCCGCTTTACCATTGTCATCAA AAATGATGGAGATGGTTTGGTAGGGTGGCCTCCAATTAAGTCATGGAGAAAGGAGGCTTGCTTCCACAACCACAACCATGGTCATGGTCATCGGACGGTGGGGAATGGCTCTGGTGGCGGTGGCAGAGGATCATCAAACCACCACCACTCTACATTCGTTAAGGTGAAGATGGAAGGAGTGGGAATAGCAAGAAAGATCGACTTAAGCCTCCATCACTCTTTCCGAACACTCGCAGACACCTTGATGGACATGTTTGACAAAT GTCAGATGGATTCAAACAATTATAAACTCACTTACCAAGACAGAGAGGGAGACTGGCTTCTTGCTCGAGATGTTCCTTGGAG AACTTTCATCAGATCGGTGCAACGTCTCAAATTGGTTAAGAAGAGTGATTAA